Proteins encoded in a region of the Corallococcus caeni genome:
- a CDS encoding TonB-dependent receptor domain-containing protein, which translates to MRTLLCVICVLLATGAVAQAPDAGTPAGDAGAPTGVLTKPPALLRQVEAAYPPDAAAQQLEGTVVMFIDISETGAVTNVEITQPAGHGFDEAAVEAVKQFQFEPAEVDNVPAPVRIQYAYQFVFRAPEPPPEAPSADGGVQEPQGPVNFSGQALERGTRKPLVGAEVVLTELDRSAVTDSEGRFSFRGVPVGTHPVVVVLGNYDRFKTQETIEEGKLTQATYYVQKRIFSQYETVVRSDRERKEVTRTTITVAEVQRIPGTQGDTLKVVQNLPGVARPAFNGGALVIRGTSPQESGVFLDGLRIPILYHFGGLTSVYNSDLLEAVDYLPGNFSAYYGDITGGVINVRSREPRTDRYHATVGISLIESNAVIEGPITDTLSFAIGGRRSYIDLVLKAVPFDDDSLQVAPRYYDAQAKLVWKPNSRNTFTLQGLTSRDRLALLLDQPADGDPSVNGSLDVTTGFNQLRLRHQFREGKLTLDTHGLIGNTLLDFQIGERGLRIASTDLYLRPTVEYAFNDSVTVAGGLDVVTNLAKVTASIQQPPREGEPPSPLVTEDLINIDGKFTQYYPSAWAEVRWRPIKDLLVVPGVRTESYVFTDQQEVKRSVNPRLAVRYALTETLTLKGGAGVYHSPPVQDEPSPGFGNPDLGAKRSLQYSVGAEWQARPEWFVGTEVFYNDLDDLIVRSNARVERDGESVPENLKNGGVGRIYGFELLVRRALTDRLFGWISYTLSRSERRDAPGARWRLFDNDQTHVLTAIASYKLPKGWEVGARFRFASGNPTTPVQGAKRDDTTDVFIPYYGLVNSQRLPSFNQLDIRVDKNIVFDTWNLDVYLDLTNAYNNQSVEGVAYNYNYSEREFFKGLPILPVLGLKGAF; encoded by the coding sequence ATGAGAACGCTCCTCTGCGTCATCTGTGTATTGCTTGCGACCGGGGCCGTGGCACAGGCTCCGGACGCAGGAACCCCCGCCGGCGATGCTGGCGCTCCCACGGGCGTGCTGACGAAGCCGCCCGCCCTCCTGCGCCAGGTGGAAGCCGCCTACCCGCCGGACGCCGCCGCCCAGCAGCTCGAGGGCACGGTGGTGATGTTCATCGACATCTCGGAGACGGGCGCCGTCACGAACGTCGAAATCACCCAGCCCGCGGGCCACGGCTTCGACGAGGCCGCGGTGGAGGCGGTGAAGCAGTTCCAGTTCGAGCCCGCGGAGGTGGACAACGTCCCCGCGCCGGTGCGCATCCAGTACGCCTACCAGTTCGTCTTCCGCGCGCCGGAGCCGCCCCCGGAGGCCCCGTCCGCGGACGGCGGCGTCCAGGAGCCGCAGGGCCCGGTGAACTTCAGCGGCCAGGCGCTGGAGCGCGGCACGCGCAAGCCGCTGGTGGGCGCGGAGGTGGTGCTCACGGAGCTGGACCGCTCCGCCGTCACGGACAGCGAGGGGCGCTTCTCCTTCCGGGGCGTCCCCGTGGGCACGCACCCGGTGGTCGTGGTGCTGGGCAACTACGACCGCTTCAAGACGCAGGAGACCATTGAAGAGGGCAAGCTCACGCAGGCCACGTACTACGTGCAGAAGCGCATCTTCAGCCAGTACGAGACGGTGGTGAGAAGCGACCGCGAGCGCAAGGAGGTGACGCGCACCACCATCACGGTGGCGGAGGTGCAGCGCATCCCGGGCACGCAGGGTGACACGCTCAAGGTGGTGCAGAACCTGCCGGGCGTGGCGCGGCCCGCGTTCAACGGCGGCGCGCTGGTCATCCGCGGCACCAGCCCCCAGGAGTCCGGCGTCTTCCTGGACGGCCTGCGCATCCCCATCCTGTACCACTTCGGTGGCCTCACCTCCGTGTACAACTCGGACCTGCTGGAGGCGGTGGACTACCTGCCCGGCAACTTCTCCGCGTACTACGGCGACATCACCGGCGGCGTCATCAACGTGCGCAGCCGCGAGCCCCGGACGGACCGCTACCACGCCACGGTGGGCATCAGCCTCATTGAATCCAACGCGGTGATTGAGGGCCCCATCACGGACACGCTGAGCTTCGCCATTGGCGGCCGGCGCTCGTACATCGACCTGGTGCTCAAGGCGGTGCCGTTCGACGACGACAGCCTCCAGGTGGCGCCGCGCTACTACGACGCGCAGGCGAAGCTGGTGTGGAAGCCGAACAGCCGCAACACCTTCACGCTGCAGGGGCTGACGTCGCGCGACCGGCTGGCGTTGCTGCTGGATCAGCCGGCGGACGGCGACCCGTCCGTCAATGGCAGCCTGGACGTGACGACGGGCTTCAACCAGCTGCGCCTGCGGCACCAGTTCCGCGAGGGCAAGCTGACGCTCGACACGCACGGGCTCATCGGCAACACCCTCCTGGACTTCCAGATTGGCGAGCGCGGGCTGCGCATCGCGTCCACGGACCTGTATCTGCGGCCCACGGTGGAGTACGCCTTCAACGACAGCGTGACGGTGGCGGGCGGTCTGGACGTGGTGACGAACCTGGCGAAGGTGACGGCCAGCATCCAGCAGCCGCCGCGCGAGGGCGAGCCGCCGTCGCCGCTGGTGACGGAGGACCTCATCAACATCGACGGGAAGTTCACCCAGTACTACCCGTCCGCCTGGGCGGAGGTGCGGTGGCGGCCTATCAAGGACCTGCTGGTGGTGCCGGGCGTGCGCACGGAGAGCTACGTCTTCACGGACCAGCAGGAGGTGAAGCGCTCGGTGAACCCGCGGCTGGCGGTGCGCTATGCGCTCACGGAGACGTTGACGCTGAAGGGCGGCGCGGGCGTCTACCACAGCCCGCCGGTGCAGGACGAGCCGTCGCCGGGATTCGGCAACCCGGACCTGGGGGCGAAGCGGTCGCTGCAGTACAGCGTGGGCGCGGAGTGGCAGGCGCGGCCGGAGTGGTTCGTGGGGACGGAGGTCTTCTACAACGACCTGGACGACCTCATCGTGCGCTCGAACGCGCGCGTCGAGCGCGACGGCGAGTCGGTGCCGGAGAACCTGAAGAACGGCGGCGTGGGGCGCATCTACGGCTTCGAGCTGCTGGTGCGCCGCGCGCTGACGGACCGGCTGTTCGGCTGGATTTCGTACACGCTCAGCCGCAGCGAGCGCCGGGACGCGCCGGGGGCGCGCTGGCGCCTGTTCGACAACGACCAGACGCACGTGCTGACGGCCATCGCCAGCTACAAGCTGCCGAAGGGCTGGGAGGTGGGCGCGCGGTTCCGCTTCGCGTCCGGCAACCCGACGACGCCGGTGCAGGGGGCGAAGCGCGACGACACGACGGACGTGTTCATCCCGTACTACGGGCTGGTCAATTCGCAGCGGCTGCCGTCGTTCAACCAGCTGGACATCCGCGTGGACAAGAACATCGTCTTCGACACGTGGAACCTGGACGTCTACCTGGACCTGACGAACGCCTACAACAACCAGTCGGTTGAAGGCGTGGCCTACAACTACAACTATTCAGAGCGCGAGTTCTTCAAGGGCCTGCCCATCCTGCCCGTGCTCGGCCTGAAGGGAGCCTTCTGA
- a CDS encoding OmpA/MotB family protein yields the protein MRTRLVLAALVALSTGCVSQGKFNEKALEAEGLTKNLTDEKAARTAAEAKIKALEEKQAALEQEKTALQTRLEASENRLTSAAAERRALEEKNAQLAALNDELGRNAKKLAQAKEELEKKSSEYENLAQSLKQEISDGKIELSEMKGRMTVQLKDKILFASGSARVGKEGQEALVKIADALKTVQGRIVRVEGHTDDVPTGGGQFPTNWELSLARAMAVVRSLQDSGVDPTMLSAAGYGQYQPLVPNDSPEHKSQNRRIEIVLAPSLGGR from the coding sequence ATGCGGACACGTCTGGTTCTGGCTGCCCTCGTCGCCCTCTCCACGGGCTGCGTCTCGCAGGGGAAGTTCAACGAGAAGGCCCTGGAGGCCGAGGGGCTGACGAAGAACCTCACGGATGAGAAGGCGGCCCGCACGGCGGCCGAGGCGAAGATCAAGGCGCTGGAGGAGAAGCAGGCCGCGCTGGAGCAGGAGAAGACCGCGCTGCAGACGCGCCTGGAAGCCTCCGAGAACCGCCTCACCAGCGCCGCGGCCGAGCGCCGCGCCCTGGAGGAGAAGAACGCGCAGCTGGCCGCGCTCAACGACGAGCTGGGGCGCAACGCCAAGAAGCTCGCGCAGGCGAAGGAGGAGCTGGAGAAGAAGAGCTCCGAGTACGAGAACCTGGCCCAGTCGCTCAAGCAGGAGATCTCCGACGGCAAGATTGAGCTGTCGGAGATGAAGGGCCGGATGACCGTGCAGCTCAAGGACAAGATCCTCTTCGCGTCCGGCTCCGCGCGTGTGGGCAAGGAAGGTCAGGAAGCGCTCGTGAAGATCGCCGACGCGCTCAAGACGGTGCAGGGCCGCATCGTGCGCGTGGAGGGCCACACGGACGACGTGCCCACCGGCGGCGGACAGTTCCCCACCAACTGGGAGCTGAGCCTGGCGCGCGCGATGGCGGTGGTGCGGTCGCTCCAGGACTCGGGCGTGGACCCGACGATGCTGTCCGCGGCGGGCTACGGGCAGTACCAGCCGCTCGTGCCCAACGACTCGCCGGAGCACAAGAGCCAGAACCGGCGCATTGAAATCGTGCTCGCCCCGAGCCTCGGGGGGCGTTAG
- a CDS encoding chalcone isomerase family protein, producing the protein MRTVAITDSGVKGKAMMGTAWKTGARGLALGMLLLVGGIAHAGQAGGVNMPDSLQVEGRTLALTHMELKKKLFFNIYVWSLYMEEEPSCFKEAVASNSLKRLHFRFLRTITKDQLVGSFREGLRQNPAMREDALSQSLEKLLSSLHDVRKGDDLVLTYLPGSGLHVSGGASGGVHIPGKPFADALFSSWLDTHPIFPK; encoded by the coding sequence ATGCGCACCGTTGCGATCACCGACTCAGGGGTGAAGGGGAAGGCGATGATGGGGACGGCGTGGAAGACGGGGGCGCGAGGGCTCGCGCTGGGGATGCTCCTGCTGGTGGGCGGTATCGCCCATGCGGGACAGGCGGGCGGGGTCAACATGCCGGATTCCCTCCAGGTGGAGGGGCGCACGCTCGCGCTCACCCACATGGAGCTGAAGAAGAAGCTCTTCTTCAACATCTACGTCTGGAGCCTCTACATGGAGGAGGAGCCCTCCTGCTTCAAGGAGGCCGTGGCGTCCAACAGCCTGAAACGCCTGCACTTCCGCTTCCTGCGCACCATCACCAAGGACCAGCTCGTGGGCAGCTTCCGCGAAGGCCTGCGCCAGAACCCGGCCATGCGCGAGGACGCCCTCAGCCAGTCCCTGGAGAAGCTCCTGTCGTCCCTCCATGACGTGCGCAAGGGCGACGACCTGGTCCTCACCTACCTGCCCGGCTCCGGCCTCCACGTCTCCGGCGGCGCGTCCGGCGGCGTCCACATCCCGGGCAAGCCCTTCGCGGACGCCCTCTTCAGCTCCTGGCTGGACACCCACCCCATCTTCCCCAAGTAG
- a CDS encoding ATP-binding response regulator, with amino-acid sequence MAALIASLDWSKSPLGPIESWPQSLRTTVSLCLASNFPINIIWGEGHNQIYNAGYRVLCGAVHPRAMGESYRVTWASAWSALREPFERALAGETSYLENQRMFLERNGYPEETFFTFSLSPIRDESGKVVGLFHPVTETTPTMLAERRTRALRDIADSAGQALVFEEACALLLATLGEYAFDLPFALLYLTSPDGTEARLQGVCGTQAGTPFAPEVVRLEDPADDATWPLARTATSGRVEPVTDLEARFGPVVAGPYPEPVKTSFVLPVRVAGVESPLGYLVIGVSQRLPLNDLYRAFVEMLSGAVSAALGNARAYEAERRRAEALAEIDQAKTAFFSNVSHEFRTPLTLMLGPVEDLLAGLRGALPEGARGELEVVHRNALRLLKLVNALLDFSRIEAGRAQATVEPTDLSVLTRDAASAFRSAIERAGMRLVVDAEPLGEPVFVDRDMWEKIVLNLVSNAFKFTHAGEIRVELKREGGFARLSVRDTGIGIPEAELGKVFQRFHRVKEARGRTHEGSGIGLALVHDLAKLHGGSVEVESVEGQGATFCVRVPFGRGFSKALPAPEAERPPANPIRVEAFVEEALRWSVDRVEDPLPGAVAQPHAPAPVVEIGPRPRILLADDNADMRDYVRRLLSQRYDVTAVANGAEALRSARESRPDLVLSDVMMPVMDGIQLVKQLRADEALRTLPVILLSARAGEEATASGLELGADDYLTKPFAARELLARVRAQLTMAAMRLRAAEQDAHAEQLAQHQRGLEALLNARDEFLSIASHELKTPITSLLLQLQMAERHVKPVVEGRAPNPERLARALKVSLVQVDRLTRLVEDLLDVARIRTGTFELAVQEVDLTQLASDVLERLSGQLAQTGCLATLEAPPKLAWAADLRRLEQVLTNLITNAMRYAPGGPLAVRLEARGDLVRLEVRDHGPGVPESQRDSIFDRFERGIASRHAGGLGLGLFISKQIIAAHGGRISVEAPPDGGACFVVLLPRSAAHTQAPGVLTFSGVLG; translated from the coding sequence ATGGCCGCCCTCATCGCCTCACTCGATTGGTCGAAGTCTCCCCTGGGGCCCATCGAGTCGTGGCCCCAGAGCCTGCGCACGACGGTGAGCCTGTGCCTCGCGTCGAACTTCCCCATCAACATCATCTGGGGCGAGGGCCACAACCAGATCTACAACGCGGGCTACCGCGTGTTGTGCGGCGCGGTGCACCCGCGCGCGATGGGGGAGAGCTACCGGGTCACCTGGGCCTCCGCCTGGTCAGCCCTCCGCGAGCCGTTCGAGCGCGCGCTCGCCGGGGAGACGTCCTACCTCGAGAACCAGCGCATGTTCCTGGAGCGCAACGGCTATCCCGAGGAGACGTTCTTCACCTTCTCGCTGAGCCCCATCCGCGACGAGTCCGGCAAGGTGGTGGGCCTCTTCCACCCGGTGACGGAGACGACGCCCACGATGCTCGCCGAGCGGCGGACGCGGGCCCTGCGAGACATCGCCGACAGCGCGGGACAGGCGCTGGTGTTCGAGGAGGCGTGTGCCCTGCTGCTCGCGACGCTGGGGGAGTACGCCTTCGACCTGCCCTTCGCGCTGCTCTACCTGACGTCCCCGGATGGCACCGAGGCCCGGCTCCAGGGCGTATGTGGGACCCAGGCCGGAACGCCGTTCGCGCCGGAGGTCGTCCGCCTCGAGGACCCCGCGGACGACGCCACGTGGCCGCTGGCGCGGACGGCGACGAGCGGCCGGGTGGAGCCGGTCACGGACCTGGAGGCCCGCTTCGGCCCGGTCGTCGCGGGGCCCTACCCGGAGCCGGTGAAGACGTCCTTCGTGTTGCCGGTGCGGGTCGCGGGCGTGGAATCGCCGCTCGGGTACCTGGTCATCGGCGTGAGTCAGCGCCTGCCGCTGAACGACCTCTATCGCGCCTTCGTGGAGATGCTGAGCGGGGCGGTGAGCGCGGCGCTCGGGAACGCGCGGGCCTATGAAGCGGAGCGGCGCCGGGCGGAGGCGCTCGCGGAGATAGACCAGGCGAAGACGGCCTTCTTCAGCAACGTGAGCCACGAGTTCCGCACGCCGCTGACGTTGATGCTCGGGCCGGTGGAGGACCTGCTGGCGGGGCTGCGCGGGGCGTTGCCGGAGGGCGCGCGCGGGGAGCTGGAGGTCGTGCACCGCAATGCCTTGCGGCTGCTCAAGCTGGTGAACGCGCTGCTCGACTTCTCCCGCATCGAGGCGGGCCGCGCCCAGGCCACCGTGGAGCCCACGGACCTGTCCGTCCTCACCCGCGACGCGGCGAGCGCGTTCCGCTCCGCCATCGAGCGCGCGGGCATGCGGCTGGTGGTGGACGCGGAGCCGCTCGGGGAGCCGGTCTTCGTGGACCGGGACATGTGGGAGAAGATCGTCCTCAACCTCGTGTCGAACGCGTTCAAGTTCACGCACGCCGGGGAGATCCGCGTCGAGCTGAAGCGGGAGGGCGGCTTCGCGCGGCTGTCGGTGCGGGACACGGGCATCGGCATCCCGGAGGCGGAGCTGGGCAAGGTGTTCCAGCGCTTCCACCGGGTGAAGGAGGCCCGGGGGCGCACGCACGAGGGCAGCGGCATCGGGCTCGCGCTCGTGCACGACCTGGCGAAGCTCCACGGCGGTTCGGTGGAGGTGGAGAGCGTGGAGGGGCAGGGGGCCACCTTCTGCGTCCGGGTGCCGTTCGGGCGTGGCTTCTCGAAGGCGTTGCCGGCGCCGGAGGCGGAGCGGCCTCCCGCCAACCCCATCCGGGTCGAGGCGTTCGTGGAGGAGGCGCTGCGCTGGTCGGTGGACCGCGTGGAGGATCCGTTGCCCGGGGCGGTCGCGCAGCCGCACGCTCCGGCACCGGTGGTGGAGATCGGGCCGCGGCCGCGCATCCTGCTCGCGGACGACAACGCGGACATGCGCGACTACGTGCGCCGCCTCCTGTCGCAACGCTACGACGTGACGGCGGTGGCGAACGGGGCGGAGGCGCTCCGTTCGGCGCGCGAGTCGCGGCCGGACCTGGTGCTGTCGGACGTGATGATGCCGGTGATGGACGGCATCCAACTGGTGAAGCAGCTGCGCGCGGACGAGGCGCTGCGCACGCTGCCGGTCATCCTGCTGTCCGCGCGCGCGGGGGAGGAGGCCACGGCGAGCGGGCTGGAGCTGGGCGCGGACGACTACCTGACGAAGCCGTTCGCGGCGAGGGAGCTGCTGGCCCGCGTGCGGGCGCAGCTCACCATGGCGGCCATGCGGCTGCGGGCGGCGGAGCAGGACGCGCACGCGGAGCAGCTGGCGCAGCACCAACGGGGGTTGGAGGCGCTGCTCAACGCGCGCGACGAATTCCTCTCCATCGCCTCGCATGAGCTGAAGACACCCATCACGTCCCTGCTGCTGCAATTGCAGATGGCGGAGCGGCACGTGAAGCCCGTGGTGGAGGGGCGCGCTCCGAACCCGGAGCGGCTGGCGCGGGCGCTGAAGGTGTCCCTGGTGCAGGTGGACCGGCTGACGCGCCTGGTGGAGGACCTGCTGGACGTGGCCCGCATCCGGACGGGCACGTTCGAGCTCGCCGTGCAGGAGGTGGACCTGACGCAGCTCGCGTCGGACGTGTTGGAGCGGCTGTCCGGGCAGCTTGCACAGACGGGGTGTCTGGCGACGCTGGAGGCCCCGCCGAAGCTGGCGTGGGCGGCGGACCTGCGGCGGCTGGAGCAGGTGTTGACGAACCTCATCACCAACGCCATGCGGTACGCGCCGGGAGGGCCGCTGGCGGTGCGGCTGGAGGCGCGGGGCGACCTGGTGCGCCTGGAGGTGCGGGACCACGGCCCCGGGGTTCCGGAGTCACAGCGGGACAGCATCTTCGACCGGTTCGAGCGGGGCATCGCTTCGCGCCACGCGGGGGGGCTGGGATTGGGCCTCTTCATCTCCAAGCAGATCATCGCGGCGCACGGCGGCAGGATCTCCGTGGAGGCGCCGCCGGACGGAGGCGCGTGCTTCGTGGTGTTGCTGCCCCGGAGCGCCGCGCACACGCAGGCTCCCGGCGTCCTGACGTTCTCGGGAGTCCTGGGATGA
- a CDS encoding molybdopterin oxidoreductase family protein yields the protein MSASAPPQVHFRTCNLCEAMCGVRIEVADGRITSIKGDAEDPFSRGHICPKAVALRDLHEDPDRLRHPLKRTASGWERVSWEDAFRDISQRLHDLQKEHGPNTVGAYLGNPNVHNLGAMMFGPMLLRALRSRNRFSATSVDQLPHQLAAHLMFGHQLLVPIPDIDRTRYMLVLGANPLASNGSLMTTPDVRARLRAIQERGGKVVVIDPRRTETAAIADQHVFIRPGTDALALLSLLHVVLEGNEGNAHRMGRLAAFVDGLDTVVPLARDFPPERTAPHTGIAPDVLRGIARDFLAADGAVCYGRVGVSTQPFGSLCQWLINVLNIVTGNLDREGGALFTLPAFDLIGGPRAFGVSPGSHGRWKSRVRGLPESSGELPVAALAEEILTPGEGRIRALITVAGNPVLSTPNGTQLDTALGQLDFMVSVDPYLNETTRHAHYILPPASLLERGHYDLVFHVLAVRNTAKYSPPVFPAGPDSRQDWEILLELQHRLETLRKGRSVRALLQHQALKRLGPERLLDLGLRMGPYGTRFHPLKQHGLSLAKLRAAPHGIDLGPLKPSLPGRLRNRSKRIQLAPELLVADVARLRAAFPDDAAPREGELLLIGRRHLRDNNSWMHNVPGLVKGRPRCTLMIHPDDASRLGLAEGGSATVRSRVGEVTVPVAVTADVMPGVVSLPHGYGHQRPGIRQQVASAHAGASINDLTDDQALDLVSGNAAFSGTPVQVRPA from the coding sequence ATGAGCGCTTCCGCCCCGCCCCAGGTCCACTTCCGCACCTGCAATCTCTGTGAAGCCATGTGCGGCGTGCGCATCGAGGTGGCGGACGGGCGCATCACGTCCATCAAGGGAGACGCGGAGGACCCCTTCAGCCGGGGCCACATCTGTCCCAAGGCCGTGGCGCTGCGCGACCTGCACGAGGATCCAGACCGGCTGCGCCACCCCCTGAAGCGCACCGCCTCCGGCTGGGAGCGCGTGTCCTGGGAGGACGCCTTCCGCGACATCAGCCAGCGGCTCCATGACCTCCAGAAGGAGCACGGGCCGAACACCGTGGGCGCGTACCTGGGCAACCCCAACGTCCACAACCTGGGCGCGATGATGTTCGGGCCCATGCTGCTCCGCGCGCTGCGCTCCCGGAACAGGTTCTCCGCCACCTCCGTCGACCAGCTCCCCCACCAGCTCGCGGCCCACTTGATGTTCGGCCACCAGCTGCTGGTGCCCATCCCGGACATCGACCGCACGCGGTACATGCTCGTGCTGGGCGCGAACCCGCTCGCGTCCAATGGCAGCCTGATGACGACGCCAGACGTGCGGGCCCGGCTGCGCGCCATCCAGGAGCGCGGGGGCAAGGTCGTGGTCATCGACCCGCGCCGCACGGAGACGGCTGCCATTGCCGACCAGCACGTCTTCATCCGCCCTGGCACCGACGCGCTCGCCCTCCTCTCCCTGCTGCACGTCGTCCTGGAAGGCAACGAGGGGAACGCGCACCGCATGGGCCGGCTGGCGGCGTTCGTGGACGGGCTGGACACCGTGGTGCCGCTCGCCCGGGACTTCCCTCCGGAGCGCACGGCCCCGCACACGGGCATCGCGCCGGACGTGCTTCGCGGCATCGCGCGGGACTTCCTCGCCGCGGACGGGGCCGTCTGCTACGGGCGCGTCGGGGTGTCCACGCAGCCGTTCGGCTCGCTCTGCCAATGGCTCATCAACGTCCTCAACATCGTCACCGGCAACCTGGACCGCGAGGGCGGCGCCCTCTTCACCCTGCCCGCCTTCGACCTCATCGGCGGGCCTCGCGCGTTCGGCGTCAGCCCCGGCAGCCATGGCCGCTGGAAGAGCCGCGTGCGCGGCCTGCCGGAGTCCTCCGGGGAGCTGCCCGTCGCGGCGCTCGCGGAGGAGATCCTCACCCCGGGCGAGGGCCGCATCCGCGCGCTCATCACCGTGGCCGGCAACCCCGTGCTCTCCACGCCCAATGGCACGCAGCTGGACACCGCGCTGGGCCAGCTGGACTTCATGGTGAGCGTGGATCCGTACCTCAACGAGACCACCCGCCACGCGCACTACATCCTGCCGCCCGCGTCCCTGCTGGAGCGCGGACACTACGACCTGGTCTTCCACGTGCTCGCGGTGCGCAACACGGCGAAGTACTCGCCGCCGGTGTTCCCCGCCGGGCCTGACTCACGGCAGGATTGGGAGATCCTCCTGGAGCTCCAGCACCGGCTGGAGACCCTGCGCAAGGGGCGGAGCGTCCGCGCGCTGCTCCAGCACCAGGCCCTCAAGCGGCTGGGGCCGGAGCGCCTCCTCGACCTGGGCCTTCGCATGGGGCCCTATGGCACACGCTTCCATCCGCTCAAGCAGCACGGCCTGTCGCTCGCGAAGCTGCGCGCCGCGCCGCATGGCATCGACCTGGGCCCGTTGAAGCCCAGCCTGCCCGGCCGGCTGCGCAACCGCTCCAAGCGCATCCAGCTGGCGCCGGAGCTGCTCGTCGCGGATGTGGCCCGGCTCCGCGCCGCGTTCCCGGATGACGCGGCGCCTCGCGAGGGCGAGCTGCTGCTCATCGGCCGGCGGCACCTGCGCGACAACAACTCGTGGATGCACAACGTGCCGGGGCTGGTGAAGGGCCGCCCCCGCTGCACGCTGATGATCCACCCGGATGATGCCTCCCGCCTGGGCCTCGCCGAAGGCGGCAGCGCCACCGTCCGCTCACGCGTGGGAGAGGTCACCGTGCCCGTCGCCGTCACCGCCGACGTGATGCCCGGCGTCGTCAGCCTGCCGCATGGCTACGGCCACCAGCGCCCAGGCATCCGCCAGCAGGTCGCCAGCGCGCATGCGGGCGCCAGCATCAACGACCTGACGGATGATCAGGCGCTGGACCTCGTCAGCGGCAACGCCGCATTCAGCGGGACACCGGTCCAGGTCCGACCTGCCTGA
- a CDS encoding lysylphosphatidylglycerol synthase domain-containing protein, whose amino-acid sequence MSNVHREGALAGPGAVVGEGLSAAPCVWRRRLLTVLKPVFAMGGLGMLATLVHKAGAGELKTTLADALPLLPWVVFLEMGRQACDATATRLAYGARSGQVPLSVLVRAQLIGTAVSSMAPAGRTAAEATKATMLTPYTGGAAAAAAAATSQSASLGAGGLISFPCALAAYAMTGWSAFTVAMLVHGFVLLLASLGVRAALRAKRLGAWMRGRCGKWGTHAEAFQASVCAGGLCPWRPMMAFLGSRVLQVMQYAVLAHAVGIDATVVQALFTQGLYLVALAMGSLVPGQVGVTDGMFSLAAGVMGTTAAKAMSIALLAHTVQAVFVLVGALTPLVWRAKAKVSAAAPVVPPVLPAPVYR is encoded by the coding sequence GTGAGCAACGTGCACCGCGAAGGGGCCCTGGCCGGGCCGGGGGCCGTCGTCGGGGAGGGGCTTTCCGCCGCACCGTGCGTCTGGAGACGCCGGCTGCTGACGGTGCTCAAACCGGTGTTCGCGATGGGGGGCCTGGGCATGCTGGCCACCCTGGTGCACAAGGCGGGCGCCGGTGAGCTGAAGACCACGCTCGCGGACGCGCTGCCGCTGCTCCCCTGGGTGGTGTTCCTCGAAATGGGACGGCAGGCCTGCGACGCCACGGCGACGCGCCTGGCCTACGGCGCCCGCTCCGGGCAGGTGCCCCTGTCGGTGTTGGTGCGCGCGCAGTTGATTGGCACCGCGGTGTCGAGCATGGCGCCCGCGGGCCGGACGGCGGCGGAGGCGACGAAGGCGACGATGCTGACGCCCTACACCGGAGGCGCGGCTGCGGCTGCGGCTGCGGCCACGTCGCAGTCGGCGTCGCTGGGCGCCGGAGGGCTCATCTCCTTCCCGTGCGCGCTGGCGGCCTACGCGATGACGGGCTGGAGCGCGTTCACGGTGGCGATGCTGGTGCACGGCTTCGTGTTGCTGCTCGCGTCGCTGGGCGTGCGCGCGGCGCTCCGGGCGAAGCGGCTGGGCGCGTGGATGCGCGGGCGGTGCGGGAAGTGGGGCACGCACGCGGAGGCGTTCCAGGCGTCGGTGTGCGCCGGAGGGCTGTGTCCGTGGCGGCCGATGATGGCGTTCCTGGGCAGCCGGGTGTTGCAGGTGATGCAGTACGCGGTGCTGGCGCACGCGGTGGGCATCGACGCGACGGTGGTGCAGGCGCTCTTCACGCAGGGGCTCTACCTGGTGGCGCTGGCCATGGGCTCGCTGGTGCCCGGACAGGTGGGCGTGACGGACGGGATGTTCTCGCTGGCGGCGGGAGTGATGGGGACCACGGCCGCGAAGGCCATGTCCATCGCGCTGCTCGCGCACACGGTGCAGGCGGTGTTCGTGCTGGTGGGGGCCCTCACGCCGCTGGTGTGGCGTGCCAAGGCGAAGGTGTCGGCCGCCGCGCCGGTGGTGCCGCCCGTGCTGCCCGCGCCGGTGTACCGCTAA